From Lysinibacillus sp. SGAir0095, the proteins below share one genomic window:
- a CDS encoding Bax inhibitor-1 family protein, producing the protein MGHYRRNRNYDLIIVYFVGMWILSVIGLLVALLLPISVVVILSLLGIALVVLTFVLRISSFVIFLIPILFGVLHFLLIIILIDWLGAALIISVFIATIIIFIGIAILGIKLIEYSISEALMYAFTILIVFVVFAFIYIFIPVSSPFFLVVAGIFVLAFALYTVYELDSIRNNFIRENEVLFFALRLYLNLAYIVINLIVSSRKRKK; encoded by the coding sequence ATGGGGCATTATCGAAGGAATAGGAATTACGACCTCATAATAGTTTATTTTGTAGGTATGTGGATTTTGAGCGTAATTGGTCTATTAGTTGCTTTGTTATTGCCGATCTCGGTAGTGGTTATTCTTTCGCTCTTGGGGATTGCTTTGGTTGTGCTTACATTTGTGCTGCGTATTAGTAGTTTTGTTATTTTCTTGATTCCGATATTGTTTGGCGTGCTGCATTTTTTATTGATTATCATTTTAATTGATTGGCTTGGGGCTGCTCTTATCATTTCAGTATTTATTGCAACAATTATCATTTTCATAGGAATTGCCATTCTGGGCATCAAGCTTATTGAATATAGCATTTCAGAGGCCTTGATGTACGCATTTACGATATTAATCGTTTTCGTTGTGTTTGCATTTATTTATATTTTTATACCGGTAAGCAGTCCGTTCTTCCTTGTGGTAGCGGGAATTTTTGTACTGGCGTTTGCACTTTATACGGTCTATGAATTAGATAGTATACGGAATAACTTTATTCGAGAAAATGAAGTACTGTTTTTTGCCCTTAGATTGTATTTAAATCTGGCTTATATCGTTATTAATCTGATTGTTTCATCTCGTAAAAGGAAGAAGTAG